In Oryza glaberrima chromosome 8, OglaRS2, whole genome shotgun sequence, the following are encoded in one genomic region:
- the LOC127781914 gene encoding phosphoribosylglycinamide formyltransferase, chloroplastic-like: MEAAVASTGSGLRCSPNPMPKQQHERRSARVGFVSQLRPRAVRCRRSPHPDARAYAAVVVGAKGGEAGGVGVERKRLAVFVSGGGSNFRAIHEAALGGEVNGDVVALVTDKPGCGGAEHARGNGIPVVVFPKSKSAPEGVSTDELLNALRELRVDFIILAGYLKLIPVELVQEYPKSILNIHPSLLPAFGGKGYYGLKVHKAVIASGARYSGPTVHFVDEHYDTGRTLAQRVVPVLANDTPEQLAARVLHEEHQVYVEAVAALCDDRVVWREDGVPLIRSHTNPDEYT, translated from the exons ATGGAGGCGGCCGTCGCTTCCACCGGCTCCGGCCTGCGCTGCTCGCCCAATCCGATGCCTAAGCAGCAGCACGAGCGGCGAAGTGCGCGAGTGGGCTTTGTCTCCCAGCTGCGACCTCGCGCTGTCCGCTGCAGGCGGTCGCCTCATCCGGATGCCCGCGCCTACGCGGCTGTGGTGGTGGGGGCGAAGGGGGGTGAGGCTGGGGGCGTCGGGGTGGAGAGGAAGAGGCTCGCGGTGTTCGTTTCCGGTGGGGGTTCCAACTTCCGGGCGATCCACGAGGCCGCTCTGGGTGGGGAGGTGAACGGCGATGTGGTTGCGTTGGTTACCGATAAACCAG GCTGTGGAGGAGCGGAGCATGCGAGGGGTAACGGGATACCGGTCGTTGTGTTCCCCAAGTCGAAGTCTGCTCCAGAGGGGGTTTCTACTGATGAGCTGTTGAATGCTCTGAG GGAACTCAGGGTAGACTTCATTATACTTGCTGGTTACCTGAAACTTATACCAGTTGAGCTAGTTCAGGAATATCCAAAATCCATTTTGAATATTCACCCTTCACTACTCCCAGCATTTGGAGGCAAAGGTTATTATGGTTTGAAGGTGCATAAAGCAGTCATCGCATCAGGGGCTAG GTACTCGGGTCCAACTGTGCACTTTGTGGATGAGCACTATGACACAGGAAGGACTCTAGCCCAAAGGGTTGTACCTGTGCTAGCCAATGATACTCCAGAGCAATTGGCTGCAAGAGTCCTTCATGAG GAACATCAGGTTTATGTTGAGGCAGTTGCTGCCCTATGTGATGACCGAGTTGTGTGGAGAGAAGATGGTGTTCCACTTATTAGAAGCCATACAAACCCTGACGAGTACACTTAA